TTGCGCCTGTAACATCATTTAAATTCTTTCTCTCTATGTCGCTTTTGATATGGAGCGTCATTTAATTTTTAAGGTAAATTGAATGAAAAAATTTTGGAAATATTTATTAGTACTGCTCGTGGTACTAATTATTATTGCAATTGCCTTTCTTTTTAGACCAGTTGCGTCTAAGGCAATTAAAACCACCAGTAACGAACCAACTGTCGATGTTGTACTCATCGGCGGCGGGATCATGAGTGCTACTTTAGGTACTTATCTCAACGAATTACAACCCGACTGGAACATCCGCATGTATGAACGTCTTGATGCTGTTGCACAAGAAAGTTCAAACGGTTTTAACAACGCGGGTACAGGCCACTCAGGCTTTATGGAAATGAACTATACCGAAGAAAAAGACGGTAAAATGGACATTTCTAAAGCTGTAAACGTGGCAGGTCAGTTTGAAATTGCCAAACAGTTCTGGGCATACCAAGTGAAGCAAGGTGTACTTGAAACACCAAATACCTTCATTAACCCAGTACCACACATTGCTTTCGTATGGGGCGATAACGTGAATTTCATGGAAAAGCGTTATGCTGCCATGGTTCAAAACCCGTTATTCGCTGGTATGAAAATGAGTGAGGACAAAGCTGAAATTCAACAATGGGCACCATTGGTGATGGACGGTCGTGATCCTCAACAAAAAGTGGCTGCAACTCGTATGGATGTTGGTTCTGACGTGAACTACGGTGCAATCACCAAGCAGTTGATTGGCAACCTTGAAAAGAGTCCAAACTTCAAACTCAGCACTTCAACTGAAGTGACGGGTATCAGCAAAAACGACGACAACACGTGGTCTGTGGCTTTCAAAGATTTGAAATCTGGCAAAGTTGATCATGTGAAAACACGTTTTGTGTTTATTGGTGCGGGCGGTGCTGCAATTAAATTATTGCAAATGACTGGCTTACCAGAAGCACAACAATATGCTGGCTTCCCTGTGGGTGGTGAGTTCCTTGTAACTGACAATCCTGCGGTAACAGCAAAACACACTGCTAAAGTGTATGGTCGTGCTGATCTTGGCGCGCCTCCGATGTCTGTGCCACATATCGATACTCGTTATATCGACGGTAAAAAATATGTGTTGTTTGGCCCATTCGCAACTTATTCAAACAAGTTCCTGAAAAATGGTTCACAGCTTGATTTGCTTGCATCGACCAACAAAAACAACGTGTTGCCTATGGCTGCAATTGGTCTACAAAATGCTGATCTTGTTCAGTATCTGGTAAGCCAAGTATTGATGTCTGATGCAGATCGTTTCAATGAGTTGAAAAAATACTACCCTGAAGCTGATCCAAAAGACTGGCATTTACAGCAAGGTGGTCAACGCGTTCAGATCATCAAGAAAGAGCCAGGCAAACCTGCTAAATTGCAATTCGGTACAGAAATCTTTGCATCTAAAGATAAGTCTGTAACGGCATTGTTAGGTGCTTCTCCGGGTGCATC
This genomic stretch from Acinetobacter sp. C32I harbors:
- the mqo gene encoding malate dehydrogenase (quinone); the protein is MKKFWKYLLVLLVVLIIIAIAFLFRPVASKAIKTTSNEPTVDVVLIGGGIMSATLGTYLNELQPDWNIRMYERLDAVAQESSNGFNNAGTGHSGFMEMNYTEEKDGKMDISKAVNVAGQFEIAKQFWAYQVKQGVLETPNTFINPVPHIAFVWGDNVNFMEKRYAAMVQNPLFAGMKMSEDKAEIQQWAPLVMDGRDPQQKVAATRMDVGSDVNYGAITKQLIGNLEKSPNFKLSTSTEVTGISKNDDNTWSVAFKDLKSGKVDHVKTRFVFIGAGGAAIKLLQMTGLPEAQQYAGFPVGGEFLVTDNPAVTAKHTAKVYGRADLGAPPMSVPHIDTRYIDGKKYVLFGPFATYSNKFLKNGSQLDLLASTNKNNVLPMAAIGLQNADLVQYLVSQVLMSDADRFNELKKYYPEADPKDWHLQQGGQRVQIIKKEPGKPAKLQFGTEIFASKDKSVTALLGASPGASTSPYIMLNLLEKAFPEQTKGVWNAKLHEIVRSYGKDLSTDPALLDQIRQYSSSTLGLNYTTPANLVPAKKVEKAEAVAQ